In the Ornithodoros turicata isolate Travis unplaced genomic scaffold, ASM3712646v1 ctg00001218.1, whole genome shotgun sequence genome, one interval contains:
- the LOC135376685 gene encoding endothelin-converting enzyme 1-like produces MVSYSPAGQAYILSEYKGRAAKTVAGEPRPVDERKSIVEKILKFVFSVDTIDEQTVNSILEAEDKISQLTDEQTESTSITFPMSQVGFTEGGDENMSSRWIQALEEHRSLLGDIDTITLQMRRSHVALLHNIFGSTPLIDKHLLQSLFAWVITYDLYELSGFLDSARQPQTVRVWCYESAKRTFPSVATLKALHEIVNQSRVDAVREMADYIFREIAASFKTSQWLDNPTREAVLKKLSLTSRIIGYPFNLSSGGAVDRYLEPMQDLTPDNYAKNVVLTRQGRARIFWKRFRQQDGYINAINTVLDLIGVNQFVNAFNLAQYNAIVIPAPFMYAPFFIFHGPPEVNYAGLGTTIGHEIMHSYDNERMFSDNSTEGVTKNSLAAYKKLVGCLQSVINKAPRARTFEEREKEYLADALGIQSVERAWRKAAESTSVTLGYVRGFTRDQLFYVSYAIKWCGIPSLNVFKTHPDLDERCNVQLMNSDHFSRVFNCPPGSPMNPSEKCRFW; encoded by the coding sequence ATGGTATCTTACAGTCCGGCCGGTCAAGCCTATATTTTATCGGAATATAAAGGGCGCGCGGCTAAGACTGTGGCAGGTGAGCCACGTCCTGTGGATGAACGAAAATCCATTGTGGAAAAAATTTTAAAATTTGTGTTTTCTGTTGACACTATAGACGAACAGACTGTAAATTCCATTCTGGAGGCCGAAGACAAGATATCGCAGCTGACGGACGAACAGACAGAGTCCACATCTATCACGTTTCCAATGTCTCAAGTAGGATTCACAGAAGGCGGTGATGAAAACATGTCATCACGGTGGATCCAAGCACTGGAAGAACACAGATCTTTGCTCGGGGATATTGATACGATTACCCTTCAGATGCGAAGGTCTCACGTTGCCCTTCTTCACAACATCTTCGGGAGCACTCCTCTTATCGATAAACATCTTCTGCAATCGTTATTTGCCTGGGTAATAACTTACGACCTGTATGAGTTGTCTGGTTTCCTGGACTCAGCAAGACAACCTCAAACTGTCCGGGTGTGGTGCTACGAATCCGCTAAGAGGACTTTCCCGTCGGTGGCGACTCTCAAGGCTTTGCATGAAATCGTCAATCAATCCAGAGTGGACGCTGTCAGAGAAATGGCTGATTACATTTTCAGAGAAATTGCTGCATCATTTAAGACGTCCCAGTGGCTAGACAATCCTACGAGGGAAGCAGTACTAAAAAAACTATCACTGACGTCAAGAATAATCGGCTACCCGTTTAATTTGTCGTCAGGAGGAGCGGTCGATAGGTATCTGGAGCCAATGCAGGACTTGACGCCGGACAATTACGCAAAAAACGTTGTGCTGACAAGACAAGGCAGAGCTCGAATATTCTGGAAACGTTTTCGACAGCAGGACGGTTACATTAATGCGATAAACACTGTATTGGACTTGATAGGCGTTAATCAATTTGTGAATGCCTTCAATCTCGCTCAATACAACGCAATTGTCATACCTGCACCCTTTATGTACGCACCATTCTTCATATTCCATGGGCCTCCAGAAGTGAACTACGCGGGTCTTGGAACAACTATTGGCCACGAAATTATGCACAGCTATGACAACGAACGTATGTTTTCCGACAACAGCACCGAGGGAGTCACAAAGAATAGCTTGGCTGCGTACAAGAAATTAGTCGGATGTCTCCAGTCGGTTATCAACAAAGCACCCAGAGCCAGAACGTTCGAGGAACGTGAGAAGGAATACCTCGCCGACGCGTTGGGAATACAATCAGTTGAGAGAGCATGGAGAAAAGCAGCTGAAAGCACAAGCGTTACACTTGGATATGTTAGAGGCTTCACGAGAGACCAATTGTTCTATGTGTCCTATGCCATTAAATGGTGTGGCATTCCAAGCTTAAATGTTTTCAAAACCCACCCCGACCTTGACGAAAGGTGCAACGTCCAACTGATGAACTCTGACCACTTCAGTCGAGTCTTTAACTGCCCACCTGGGTCACCGATGAATCCGTCAGAGAAATGTCGCTTTTGGTAG